The proteins below are encoded in one region of Fibrella aestuarina BUZ 2:
- a CDS encoding sensor histidine kinase: protein MLKSFDIYNQNNILKIIVAVNLLLVGTASLLFTNRIINKLEQREMQYVQLYAKALGYVIQQADKLEDVNFVVTDIIQTNGANAVPTIYVDEHNEPAQHRNIDFPANLTDTEKHDFLKDQVKLMRADHYPIPVNMENGKLGLIYYSNSQLLRQLNYFPYALLAILGALSILAYLSFSSSRRAEQNRVWVGLAKETAHQLGTPLSSLLAWVDYMRTDPDHYEPEVTDEIEKDIKRLETITARFSSIGSIPTLKDENLDEVVTQFTDYLARRISTKVKMSVESNLPATLTVRINRLLFEWVIENICKNAVDAMAGVGELRLRMLPLPHDEVAIDITDTGKGMSKANMAKVFTAGFSTKKRGWGLGLTLAKRIVEEYHNGRLFVKSSELGKGTTFRIVLKREPGMLPEVAVPRKKRPSLLTLRGPKKAA from the coding sequence ATGCTCAAATCGTTCGATATATATAATCAGAATAATATCCTGAAAATCATCGTGGCCGTCAACCTGCTGCTGGTCGGTACGGCGTCGTTGCTTTTCACGAACCGGATCATCAACAAGCTGGAGCAGCGCGAGATGCAGTACGTCCAGCTGTACGCCAAAGCGCTGGGTTATGTGATTCAGCAAGCCGACAAGCTGGAAGATGTCAATTTTGTGGTCACGGACATTATCCAGACTAACGGGGCCAACGCGGTGCCGACGATCTATGTCGATGAGCACAACGAGCCCGCCCAGCATCGAAACATCGACTTCCCGGCGAACCTTACCGACACCGAAAAACACGACTTTCTGAAAGATCAGGTAAAGCTGATGCGGGCCGACCACTACCCGATTCCGGTCAATATGGAAAATGGGAAACTGGGCCTGATTTATTACAGCAACTCGCAGCTCCTTCGCCAGTTGAATTACTTCCCCTACGCGCTGCTAGCCATTCTGGGCGCGTTGAGCATCCTGGCTTACCTGTCGTTCAGTTCGTCGCGGCGGGCCGAGCAAAACCGGGTTTGGGTGGGGCTGGCCAAAGAGACGGCGCATCAGTTGGGCACGCCGCTCTCCTCGCTGCTGGCCTGGGTCGATTACATGCGCACCGACCCCGATCATTACGAGCCCGAAGTAACCGACGAGATCGAGAAAGACATCAAACGGCTCGAGACCATCACGGCGCGTTTCTCCAGCATCGGGTCAATACCAACGCTCAAAGACGAAAACCTCGACGAGGTGGTTACGCAGTTTACCGATTACCTCGCCCGCCGGATTTCGACCAAGGTGAAGATGAGCGTCGAAAGCAACCTACCCGCCACGCTGACGGTACGCATCAACCGGTTGCTGTTTGAATGGGTGATCGAGAACATCTGCAAAAACGCCGTCGATGCGATGGCTGGTGTAGGCGAGCTACGGTTGCGGATGTTGCCCCTCCCCCACGACGAAGTCGCTATCGACATTACCGATACGGGCAAAGGCATGAGCAAAGCCAACATGGCCAAAGTGTTTACGGCGGGCTTCAGCACCAAAAAACGCGGTTGGGGGTTGGGCCTTACGCTCGCCAAACGCATTGTGGAAGAATACCACAACGGGCGATTGTTCGTGAAAAGCTCTGAACTGGGCAAGGGCACCACGTTCCGCATCGTACTCAAGCGCGAACCGGGAATGCTGCCCGAAGTAGCCGTACCGCGCAAAAAAAGGCCCTCACTGCTTACGCTGCGAGGGCCGAAAAAGGCGGCATAA
- a CDS encoding ABC transporter ATP-binding protein, with protein sequence MAKRGRNFGEETPEEDKKKITGDSLKRTLRMFRFVRPYRTQFVLMCVFLALSTASTLVFPALIGQVTKVIEGKSPFTLNQVIGLFGGVLVLQAIFSFFRIYFSAQVSERAMADVRRAVYAKIITLPIPFMEKRRVGELTSRLSADVSQLQDVLSITLAEFFRQIATLLGGTAFILYVSWKLTLFMLGTFPVIVVAAIVFGRFIRKLSKESQDQLAAASVIVEETLQSINVVKAFTNERFEIGRYSGALVKMVNTALRTAKFRGLFVSFVITTMFGAIMAIVWYGGNLVQSKEIAFADLLSFIFYTAFIGGSVAGMGDMYAQIQRTIGASERILDILDEESEVDVEQPQPVLAAPITGDVAFADVTFSYPARPDVEVLKGISLRVDSGKKIALVGQSGAGKSTIVQLLMRYYPLAGGQITIDGRPINTIDVTTLRQHIAVVPQEVMLFGGTIEENIRYGKPNATETDVRDAARRANALGFIESFPEGMQTIVGERGVKLSGGQRQRIAIARAILKDPAILILDEATSSLDAESERLVQEALNELMQNRTTLIIAHRLATIRSVDQIYVLRDGLIAEQGTHDQLTNVPDGLYANLVKLQFENVNNVINGH encoded by the coding sequence ATGGCAAAACGAGGACGGAATTTCGGTGAGGAGACGCCGGAAGAAGATAAAAAGAAAATTACGGGCGACAGCCTGAAACGCACCCTTCGGATGTTCCGGTTTGTGCGGCCTTACCGCACGCAGTTTGTGCTGATGTGCGTGTTTCTGGCCCTGTCGACGGCTTCTACGCTGGTGTTTCCGGCGCTGATCGGGCAGGTGACTAAGGTGATCGAAGGCAAATCACCGTTTACGCTTAATCAGGTGATTGGGCTGTTTGGCGGTGTACTGGTGCTACAGGCCATTTTCTCGTTTTTCCGGATTTATTTCTCGGCGCAGGTAAGCGAGCGGGCCATGGCCGACGTGCGCCGGGCCGTTTACGCCAAGATCATCACGCTACCCATTCCGTTTATGGAAAAACGGCGCGTGGGTGAACTCACCAGCCGCCTCTCGGCCGACGTATCGCAGTTGCAGGATGTGCTCTCGATTACGCTGGCTGAGTTTTTCCGGCAGATTGCTACCCTGCTGGGTGGTACGGCCTTTATCCTGTATGTATCCTGGAAACTGACCCTCTTCATGCTGGGTACGTTCCCGGTCATTGTGGTGGCTGCCATTGTATTCGGGCGGTTTATCCGGAAGCTGTCGAAAGAATCGCAGGATCAACTGGCGGCGGCAAGCGTGATCGTGGAAGAAACACTGCAATCGATCAACGTGGTAAAGGCCTTTACCAACGAACGGTTCGAGATCGGCCGGTACAGCGGTGCGCTGGTGAAGATGGTCAATACGGCGCTCAGAACGGCCAAATTCCGGGGGCTGTTCGTGTCGTTTGTCATCACCACCATGTTCGGCGCCATCATGGCTATTGTCTGGTATGGCGGTAACCTGGTGCAAAGCAAGGAGATTGCCTTTGCCGACCTGCTGTCGTTCATCTTCTACACGGCCTTTATTGGTGGTTCGGTAGCGGGTATGGGCGATATGTACGCGCAGATTCAACGCACAATCGGTGCCTCGGAGCGGATTCTGGATATTCTGGACGAAGAGTCGGAGGTGGACGTTGAGCAGCCGCAGCCGGTGTTGGCCGCGCCTATTACCGGCGACGTAGCTTTTGCCGACGTTACGTTCTCATACCCCGCCCGTCCCGATGTGGAGGTGCTGAAAGGTATATCGCTGCGGGTCGATTCCGGGAAAAAGATCGCGCTGGTAGGGCAAAGCGGGGCTGGTAAATCGACCATCGTGCAGCTGCTCATGCGGTATTATCCGCTGGCAGGTGGCCAAATCACGATCGACGGTCGGCCAATCAACACGATCGACGTAACGACGCTCCGGCAGCACATTGCCGTGGTGCCGCAGGAAGTGATGCTCTTTGGCGGCACCATCGAAGAGAACATACGCTACGGTAAACCCAACGCCACGGAGACCGACGTGCGTGATGCCGCCCGGCGGGCCAATGCGCTGGGCTTCATCGAGTCGTTTCCCGAGGGCATGCAGACCATCGTGGGCGAGCGGGGCGTGAAGCTATCGGGCGGGCAGCGGCAACGTATTGCCATTGCGCGGGCTATTCTGAAAGATCCCGCCATCCTGATTCTGGACGAAGCCACGTCGTCGCTTGATGCCGAGTCGGAGCGGCTGGTGCAGGAAGCGCTCAACGAACTGATGCAGAACCGCACGACGCTGATTATCGCGCACCGGCTCGCGACCATCCGTAGCGTCGACCAGATTTACGTGCTCCGCGACGGACTCATTGCCGAACAGGGCACCCACGATCAACTGACCAACGTACCCGACGGTCTGTATGCTAATCTGGTTAAATTGCAATTTGAAAACGTAAACAATGTCATTAATGGTCATTGA
- a CDS encoding sigma-54-dependent transcriptional regulator has translation MAKLIIIDDEKSIRSALRDILEYEGYEVDEARDGEEGLDMVLKHRYDVALCDIKMPKMDGLEMLLKATEAERGTQFIMISAFGNVENAVEATKRGAFDFITKPPDLNRLLVTVRNAIEKSKLVAETKTLKKRIYKINEIVGESDPIRKVKETINRVAATEARVLVTGPNGSGKEMVAKGIHEKGNRASMSLVEVNCAAIPGELIESELFGHEKGAFTGAAARRIGKFEQADGGTLFLDEIGDMSLSAQAKVLRALQESKITRVGGDKEIKVNVRVIAATNKDLRKEIADGNFREDLFHRLSVIVIHVPPLAERREDIPLLADKFLHDIGNEYNSAPKEIADDAMVYLQTMPWTGNVRELRNVIERLVIMCGDVITLDDVKMYA, from the coding sequence ATGGCCAAACTCATCATCATTGATGACGAAAAGAGCATTCGGTCCGCTCTCCGCGACATCTTAGAGTATGAAGGCTATGAGGTTGACGAAGCCAGAGATGGTGAAGAAGGCCTGGACATGGTGCTCAAACACCGGTACGACGTAGCCCTCTGCGACATCAAGATGCCCAAAATGGACGGGCTGGAAATGCTTCTGAAAGCCACCGAAGCCGAACGCGGAACGCAGTTCATTATGATTTCGGCTTTCGGCAACGTGGAAAATGCCGTTGAGGCCACCAAACGGGGGGCGTTCGACTTCATCACGAAGCCACCCGATCTCAACCGCCTGCTCGTAACGGTGCGCAATGCCATCGAGAAATCGAAGCTGGTGGCCGAAACCAAAACGCTTAAAAAGCGGATCTACAAGATCAACGAGATCGTGGGCGAATCAGACCCGATTCGGAAAGTTAAGGAAACCATCAACCGGGTGGCCGCCACGGAGGCCCGCGTACTTGTAACGGGCCCCAACGGGTCGGGTAAAGAGATGGTGGCCAAGGGCATTCACGAAAAAGGCAACCGCGCCAGCATGTCGCTGGTGGAGGTCAACTGTGCGGCCATTCCCGGCGAACTGATCGAGAGCGAGTTGTTCGGTCACGAGAAGGGGGCCTTTACGGGCGCCGCCGCCCGGCGTATCGGCAAGTTTGAACAGGCCGACGGAGGTACGTTGTTTCTGGACGAAATTGGCGACATGAGCCTCTCGGCGCAGGCGAAAGTGCTGCGGGCCTTGCAGGAAAGCAAAATCACCCGGGTGGGTGGCGATAAGGAAATCAAGGTGAACGTGCGCGTGATTGCGGCCACCAACAAAGACCTGCGCAAAGAGATTGCCGACGGTAATTTCCGCGAAGATTTGTTCCACCGCCTCAGCGTCATCGTGATCCACGTGCCGCCCCTGGCCGAACGCCGCGAAGACATTCCGCTCCTGGCCGACAAATTCCTGCACGACATTGGCAACGAATACAATTCGGCCCCGAAGGAAATCGCCGACGACGCGATGGTCTACCTACAGACGATGCCCTGGACAGGTAACGTTCGCGAACTGCGCAACGTCATCGAACGGCTGGTCATCATGTGTGGTGATGTCATCACGCTCGACGACGTAAAAATGTACGCCTAA
- the hemA gene encoding glutamyl-tRNA reductase: MFDIFKAISLSHKTAPLAVRELIALSEDEAKRLMHRLRDFFGLSELLVVSTCNRTEVYYTSAQDQNEAIARLLLIEKGLTDTDTYLPYFQQMPEHAQAVRHLFEVCVGLHSQVIGDMQIPNQVKQSYQWSADLDLAGPFIHRLMHTIFFTNKRVAQETSFRDGAASVSYAAVELIDELVGEHANPAVLVVGLGEIGADVCRNLVNRGIKNVVLCNRTRSKAEELAQELNLGFADFDQLAAEVQKADVIISAVQRDEPLFTPTLLRDITVLTYKYFIDLSVPRSIDAAVEQIPGVLVYNIDHIRNRADEALNRRLASIPQVEMIIGQSVAEFGDWSKEMMVSPTINKLKNALEQIRKEEIARHMKHLSTDESEKVDKITRGIMQKVLKLPVLQLKAACKRGEAETLIDVLNDLFNLEGQSADVPTTH; this comes from the coding sequence ATGTTTGACATTTTCAAAGCTATTAGTTTATCTCACAAAACGGCCCCACTGGCTGTGCGTGAGCTAATTGCACTCAGCGAAGATGAAGCCAAGCGGCTAATGCACCGCCTGCGCGACTTCTTTGGGCTGTCAGAATTGCTGGTTGTGTCTACCTGCAACCGGACCGAAGTATACTACACCAGTGCTCAGGATCAGAACGAAGCCATTGCCCGTTTGTTACTGATCGAAAAAGGACTCACTGATACCGATACGTACCTGCCTTATTTCCAGCAGATGCCCGAGCATGCTCAGGCCGTTCGGCATTTGTTTGAAGTGTGCGTGGGGCTGCATTCGCAGGTTATTGGCGACATGCAGATTCCCAATCAGGTGAAGCAGTCGTACCAATGGTCGGCTGATCTGGACCTGGCTGGTCCGTTCATTCACCGGCTGATGCACACGATTTTCTTTACCAACAAACGGGTAGCGCAGGAAACGTCGTTCCGCGACGGAGCCGCCTCTGTATCCTATGCCGCCGTTGAACTAATCGACGAACTGGTTGGCGAGCACGCTAACCCGGCCGTGTTGGTGGTTGGTCTCGGCGAGATCGGGGCCGATGTATGCCGGAATCTGGTGAATCGGGGCATCAAGAACGTGGTGCTTTGCAACCGCACCCGCTCGAAAGCTGAAGAACTGGCGCAGGAGCTTAACTTAGGTTTTGCCGATTTCGATCAGCTTGCTGCCGAAGTGCAGAAAGCCGACGTAATCATCTCGGCCGTGCAGCGCGACGAACCCCTGTTTACCCCAACGCTGCTGCGCGACATTACCGTACTGACCTACAAATACTTCATCGACCTCTCGGTGCCGCGCAGCATCGACGCCGCCGTGGAGCAGATTCCGGGCGTGTTGGTGTACAACATCGACCACATCCGCAACCGGGCCGACGAAGCCCTCAACCGCCGTCTTGCGTCTATTCCGCAGGTCGAAATGATCATTGGCCAATCGGTGGCCGAGTTTGGCGACTGGTCGAAGGAGATGATGGTGTCGCCGACGATCAACAAGCTGAAGAACGCCCTGGAGCAAATCCGCAAAGAGGAAATTGCCCGGCACATGAAGCACCTCTCGACCGACGAGTCGGAGAAAGTCGACAAGATCACCCGGGGCATCATGCAGAAAGTGCTGAAACTGCCCGTACTGCAATTGAAAGCCGCCTGCAAGCGGGGCGAAGCCGAAACGCTGATCGACGTGCTGAACGACCTGTTCAACCTCGAAGGCCAATCCGCCGACGTACCCACGACGCACTAA
- a CDS encoding GyrI-like domain-containing protein: MTTDTQQLTIPSLSIIDVPAFQALCFTTVATLPQVPQLGDVPAQLYDDATRLGLTIAGPVQYSYEGVSGDVTNEFTLTIALPVREPEPGTLSDGFVFASVPAFRAVTFTYTGAWDTFMPMYDALFAAFYEQGYAYSGNLREVYTVVDLGQPERCVTEILIGIR, encoded by the coding sequence ATGACAACAGATACCCAACAACTCACAATTCCGTCGCTGAGCATCATTGACGTACCTGCCTTTCAGGCACTGTGTTTTACAACAGTCGCCACACTGCCACAGGTACCGCAACTTGGGGACGTGCCGGCCCAGTTGTATGACGACGCCACGCGCCTCGGCCTGACCATCGCCGGTCCCGTTCAATACAGCTACGAAGGCGTCAGTGGCGACGTCACCAACGAGTTTACGCTTACCATTGCCCTGCCGGTTCGGGAACCCGAGCCAGGTACGTTGTCGGATGGGTTCGTATTCGCGTCCGTACCAGCTTTTCGGGCCGTGACCTTCACTTACACCGGCGCCTGGGATACGTTTATGCCCATGTACGACGCGCTATTCGCGGCTTTCTACGAACAGGGCTACGCCTACTCGGGTAACCTGCGCGAAGTCTATACGGTGGTTGACCTGGGCCAGCCCGAGCGCTGTGTAACGGAGATCCTGATTGGTATTCGCTGA
- a CDS encoding porin family protein: protein MQKVAVAGLMLGCVLSLGTLLPAEAQVRRKIVKPKFSSQSDVDRANAEYLRERQARNGNPDYQNPARLIEMTFRVAPSISFNTVEGSGAYSQFDANGMGARMSIGPSLDYFFFKDRYAFGTGLWYTVKRSAFTVPGSFGQERFVPNRPTGESVYNLQYLQIPLTVKMYANNIGPNLRGYVQCGGLMDIKLAEKALDRTTNALYKYAMASGTYERQYTLLDLGVLLSAGVQYKLNTVNALNFGLSYQRGLTSVMRDANLDARNNTVAVELGFKF, encoded by the coding sequence ATGCAAAAAGTTGCAGTAGCGGGCCTGATGCTGGGTTGTGTGCTAAGCCTGGGTACGTTGTTACCGGCTGAAGCGCAGGTTCGGCGAAAAATAGTCAAACCGAAATTCTCGTCGCAGTCGGATGTCGACCGGGCCAACGCCGAATACCTGCGCGAACGGCAGGCACGCAACGGCAACCCTGATTACCAGAACCCCGCCCGCCTGATTGAAATGACCTTCCGGGTTGCGCCGAGCATTTCGTTCAACACCGTCGAAGGCTCAGGCGCCTATAGCCAGTTCGACGCCAACGGTATGGGCGCCCGCATGAGTATCGGTCCCTCGCTCGATTATTTCTTCTTCAAAGATCGCTACGCCTTCGGTACGGGGCTGTGGTACACCGTCAAGCGGTCGGCGTTTACAGTTCCGGGTTCGTTTGGTCAGGAACGCTTTGTACCAAACCGCCCCACGGGTGAGTCGGTGTATAACCTGCAATACCTGCAAATTCCGCTGACGGTGAAGATGTACGCCAACAACATCGGCCCCAACCTGCGTGGGTACGTTCAGTGCGGCGGGCTGATGGATATTAAACTTGCCGAGAAGGCGCTCGACAGGACAACCAACGCTCTGTACAAATACGCGATGGCCAGCGGCACCTACGAACGCCAATACACCCTGCTTGACCTGGGCGTACTGCTCAGCGCCGGGGTTCAGTACAAACTCAACACGGTTAACGCCCTGAACTTCGGCCTGAGCTACCAGCGCGGTCTCACCAGCGTCATGCGCGACGCCAACCTCGACGCCCGCAACAACACGGTCGCCGTTGAGTTGGGGTTCAAGTTTTAA
- a CDS encoding helix-turn-helix transcriptional regulator, whose product MPRLDRLTAILIHLQTKRVVKAQELADRFGVSLRTIYRDVRSLEEAGVPVGAEAGVGYFLEDYHLPPVMFSKNEASALLFGAKLVDQYTDGSVREGFESALYKIKSVLKRGEKDHIDDLSDQIAVQRSAASAVSGSGTVLSTIQAAIVARHRLRMVYQRQYGTDTEREIEPIGLLHYGVGWHLIAWCHLRQAYRDFRTDRIVRLADTGQPFPARDRLSLSDYLGTLQFTAQLTEVWVRFDEAMARHAQVQRYNFGYVDEEVLDGQVRMRFLTMSTEGLCRWLLMFGNGIHLESPVELRDNLRAYAQELMAHWG is encoded by the coding sequence ATGCCCCGCCTCGACCGCCTGACTGCCATTCTGATTCACCTTCAAACCAAGCGGGTGGTGAAGGCGCAGGAACTCGCCGACCGCTTTGGGGTCAGCCTGCGTACCATTTACCGGGACGTGCGTTCGCTGGAAGAAGCTGGCGTACCCGTTGGGGCCGAGGCCGGCGTGGGTTATTTTCTGGAAGACTACCACCTGCCGCCGGTCATGTTCAGCAAAAACGAAGCAAGCGCTTTGCTGTTTGGAGCTAAGTTGGTAGATCAGTACACAGACGGCTCGGTGCGGGAGGGCTTCGAATCGGCGCTATACAAGATCAAATCGGTGCTGAAGCGTGGCGAGAAAGACCATATTGATGACCTCTCAGACCAGATTGCCGTGCAACGGTCGGCGGCAAGCGCAGTGTCGGGCAGCGGTACGGTGCTGTCGACGATTCAGGCGGCGATTGTGGCCCGGCACCGGTTGCGTATGGTGTATCAGCGGCAATACGGCACCGATACCGAGCGTGAGATCGAGCCCATTGGCCTGCTGCACTATGGCGTGGGCTGGCACCTCATTGCCTGGTGCCACCTCCGGCAGGCGTACCGCGATTTTCGTACCGACCGGATTGTGCGCCTTGCCGATACGGGGCAGCCGTTTCCGGCTCGTGATCGGCTATCGCTCAGCGATTACCTGGGTACGTTGCAGTTCACGGCGCAGCTCACCGAAGTATGGGTTCGTTTCGACGAAGCGATGGCGCGCCACGCACAGGTGCAGCGCTATAATTTTGGGTACGTGGATGAAGAAGTACTCGATGGCCAGGTGCGGATGCGCTTCCTGACCATGTCGACGGAAGGGCTCTGCCGATGGCTACTGATGTTCGGCAATGGCATCCACCTCGAATCGCCGGTGGAACTGCGCGACAATCTTCGGGCGTATGCGCAGGAGTTAATGGCCCACTGGGGCTAG
- a CDS encoding DUF4142 domain-containing protein translates to MKKLVMGMSLMTALCVSGVTQAQNRMDNNMVGKMSKTAFDQKNKEGAATVSSITPTSTKLSSADQDLMMQVAKGGMMQLETSKIAVQKAASQEVREFAQAEVDEQTGLSDKLKEIAAAKGVTLPSTPDAELQDMLSKMQNMSGAELDKHYVQQHAIKGHEKLDQVMSTVRSQAKDSNLSAIEKAAHPLVKTHLKVARDMQSKLMSSNAGSR, encoded by the coding sequence ATGAAAAAACTAGTAATGGGTATGAGCCTGATGACGGCTCTATGTGTGTCGGGAGTGACGCAGGCCCAAAACCGCATGGACAACAACATGGTCGGCAAAATGAGCAAGACTGCTTTCGATCAGAAAAACAAGGAAGGCGCCGCCACCGTGTCGAGCATTACCCCTACCAGCACCAAGCTCTCCTCGGCCGATCAGGATCTGATGATGCAGGTTGCCAAGGGCGGCATGATGCAGCTCGAAACCAGCAAGATCGCCGTTCAGAAAGCGGCAAGCCAGGAAGTGCGCGAGTTTGCCCAGGCGGAAGTCGACGAGCAAACGGGTCTGTCTGATAAGCTAAAAGAAATTGCCGCCGCCAAAGGCGTCACGCTCCCCTCGACCCCGGATGCCGAGTTGCAGGACATGCTCTCGAAAATGCAGAACATGTCGGGTGCTGAGCTGGATAAGCATTACGTACAGCAGCACGCCATCAAAGGTCACGAAAAGCTCGATCAGGTGATGTCGACGGTACGTAGCCAGGCGAAAGATAGCAACCTGAGTGCTATTGAGAAAGCGGCGCACCCGCTGGTGAAAACGCACCTGAAAGTCGCCCGCGACATGCAGAGCAAACTGATGAGCAGCAACGCCGGGTCACGGTAA
- a CDS encoding gliding motility protein GldB-related protein, with protein MGVRVSSVRRTYGLIGCLSLIYFFCFNSCTKREPVTIDRLDQALFSAKSPAAVQAFLTKNRTVAELYFNVGESAQGPAGDTALVAELTTRINNPELNLLYQQTQAEFGDDAALLRDRLTEAFTNIRRDFPDFKSPRVATMITGFMGPDLLVTDSLIVIGLDYFAGPKAKYRPVGEEFPQYVLRRYQQAYIVPTIVRLIADRYNASDRADQTLLADMVYNGKSLVFTRTMLPETPDSLLIGYSDRQLTETFNMQDVVWAHFIDNQLLYNTNGEIKKRYMGERPFTAEIGSRCPGRIGDWLGWRIVSRYFDEKKISIQELMQNANARQLFEQSGYKGQKEED; from the coding sequence ATGGGAGTTAGGGTCAGCTCAGTCAGACGTACCTATGGGTTGATAGGCTGTCTGAGCCTTATTTATTTTTTCTGCTTCAATTCCTGTACCAAACGTGAACCGGTTACGATTGACCGGCTCGATCAGGCCTTGTTCTCGGCAAAATCGCCCGCAGCGGTGCAGGCGTTTTTAACCAAAAACCGGACAGTCGCCGAATTGTACTTTAACGTGGGTGAGTCGGCTCAAGGCCCCGCTGGCGATACCGCCCTCGTAGCCGAACTGACAACCCGTATCAATAATCCCGAACTGAACCTGCTGTATCAGCAGACACAGGCCGAGTTTGGCGACGATGCCGCCCTGCTGCGCGACCGCCTCACCGAAGCGTTCACTAACATCCGCCGCGACTTCCCCGACTTCAAATCGCCCCGCGTTGCCACGATGATCACCGGCTTTATGGGCCCCGACCTGCTCGTGACCGACAGCCTCATCGTGATTGGCCTCGACTACTTTGCTGGCCCGAAGGCCAAATACCGGCCCGTCGGCGAAGAGTTTCCGCAATACGTGTTGCGCCGTTACCAGCAGGCCTATATCGTCCCGACAATCGTCCGGTTGATTGCCGATCGATACAACGCCTCGGACCGGGCCGATCAGACGTTACTGGCCGACATGGTCTATAACGGTAAAAGTCTGGTTTTTACGCGGACCATGCTGCCCGAAACCCCAGATAGTTTACTCATTGGTTACTCAGACCGTCAACTGACCGAAACGTTTAACATGCAGGATGTGGTTTGGGCACATTTTATCGACAATCAGCTGTTGTACAATACAAACGGCGAGATCAAAAAGCGGTACATGGGCGAGCGCCCGTTTACGGCCGAGATCGGTAGTCGCTGCCCCGGCCGCATTGGCGACTGGCTTGGCTGGCGCATTGTGAGCCGGTATTTCGACGAGAAGAAAATATCCATTCAGGAATTAATGCAGAACGCCAACGCCCGGCAGCTTTTCGAACAGTCGGGTTATAAAGGGCAAAAAGAAGAAGATTGA
- a CDS encoding acyl-protein synthetase has translation MFSSLSGERTHLRDRIRQVTDTDFEAVALDLFQYQARHNPVYNAYLHHLRRDPANVQSLADVPFLPISFFKTQRVLIGDADSQTTVFASSGTTGATTSRHWAPDLALYDDVSIRLFEARYGPLTNYHILALLPSYLERNNSSLVYMVQRFMERSGSDLSGFYLHDTAALTNHLRHLTDAATRSNVPSRRVLLIGVTFGLLDWVDATPDLRFLADLPGLVVMETGGMKGRRRELLRDEVHAILTDAMGVPAIHSEYGMTELFSQAYSSGAGVFQPSATLRIRLRDLNDPFHLYPVINPAANHPERTRQTGGVNVIDLANLDSCAFIETQDLGQYVGTDGSFRIMGRFDNSDVRGCNLLVL, from the coding sequence GTGTTTTCTTCTTTATCTGGCGAACGTACCCACTTACGCGACCGTATCCGGCAAGTTACTGATACCGATTTTGAGGCGGTAGCCCTTGATCTGTTTCAGTATCAGGCTCGCCACAACCCGGTTTATAACGCTTATCTGCATCACCTTCGCCGAGACCCGGCCAATGTACAGTCGTTGGCCGATGTTCCGTTTCTGCCGATCAGTTTTTTCAAGACGCAACGCGTATTAATTGGCGACGCCGACAGCCAGACCACCGTCTTTGCCAGCAGTGGCACCACCGGCGCGACTACCAGCCGTCATTGGGCACCCGATCTGGCGCTCTACGACGACGTGTCGATCCGACTGTTTGAGGCCCGTTACGGCCCGCTCACCAACTACCATATTCTGGCGTTGCTGCCGTCGTACCTTGAACGAAATAACTCGTCGCTGGTGTATATGGTTCAGCGGTTTATGGAGCGATCGGGCTCCGATTTATCGGGTTTTTACCTGCACGATACCGCCGCCTTAACCAATCACCTACGGCACCTGACCGACGCCGCCACCCGGAGCAACGTACCTAGCCGCCGGGTGTTGCTGATCGGCGTTACGTTTGGCCTGCTCGATTGGGTCGACGCCACGCCCGACCTGCGTTTTCTAGCCGACTTGCCAGGCCTCGTCGTTATGGAAACGGGAGGCATGAAAGGCCGCCGCCGCGAGCTCCTGCGCGACGAAGTACACGCCATCCTGACCGACGCCATGGGCGTACCCGCCATCCACTCCGAATACGGTATGACCGAGTTATTCTCGCAGGCATATTCCTCGGGAGCCGGGGTATTCCAGCCCAGCGCCACGCTGCGTATCCGACTACGCGACCTCAACGATCCCTTTCACCTGTACCCGGTCATTAACCCAGCTGCCAACCACCCCGAACGTACCCGACAGACTGGAGGCGTCAATGTCATCGACCTGGCTAATCTGGATTCCTGCGCGTTTATCGAGACACAGGATCTGGGGCAATACGTAGGCACCGATGGCTCTTTCCGGATTATGGGCCGTTTCGACAACAGCGACGTCCGAGGTTGTAACCTGTTGGTTTTGTGA